The DNA region TTGGCGCGCAGGCCAAGGCCCGGATTTCGGACTGTCTGGTGGAGCCGGCGAAggtagcgacgacgacgacgacgacaatgaGAAAGTCATGCAAAAGGCTTTCACTGGGCACGATCTGCGAGCAGCAGGAGGAACAATAGCGGCGgttgtgtgtgtgggtgtgtgattatatttatttttattcaacatttttttttctgttcttcaAGACATTGTAacattgtttagtttatgttgcaCAAAAACACCTTCTCTGCCCTTCTTTTCtgtgttggtttttttttatagaagttTTTCATATACAGCAGTGAttgttttttaaacaacaaaataaagcttcctctcttttttttttatttttcaccgtAAAATTCACTTTGTGATCTTtgtaagagaaaaaaaaaagaaataaaataatacttttttatGCAAAAGAAAACGTAACTCAAACGAATAAATATGACGagcgcgtgtttttttttgttaaacaagTTATTCCTAGAGAATGAGATTTGTCATGATGAGTTATGCATTGTAGAAGAAAAAACACAGCATTCGTAATTGGTTTAAAAAGACAAATTGTGCTAAAAAGTAAGTGGGACTGGCATTGTTCTAATCATACAAATTTAATAAACTAACCGTGCCTCATTGAGTTTGTGAGGAGTTTTGCAGATTTGGATAACActttcatatatattttttgtatcttACTGTGTACTGTTTTGTTcctattttaaattgaaatagtGACGTCACTGCACTGATAACGACAATTATTGGCTCCTCCCTCCCTCTCTCTTTGTTTCTCAAACATCGATGATGATAACGCTGAGGTATTTCTTTGGGATTTATCTTCTTCTTCCACTTTGTTCCGGGTGATGATTTCACGCTACCCTCGAAGCATTTTAAGCGACGGGCGAATCCGTGGACATTTCCTCGTCAACGGTGATGTAAAGCCCTTCCTCCTCGTAGGTCGAGTCGTGCTTGGCCAGAATTCTGAGCAGCGGGCGCAACTTCAGCCACCACTGCTGCTTGGGGATGCGTTGCCTGGAAGAAAAAGAGTTTTCAACTTAGACGTGATTctctaaaaaaagttaaaagttgttTGAATTGATCATAAAttcgtccatacaagtctccatacaattttgggaacAGTTCATACAAAACAGGCTACTAAAATGTTCATAAAGTTGTGGTGATTACTATGGTGACTATAATAAAATCGACCATAGGGATATCccctgattcgattccttaaacaaaaagaagTAACTGTGAAAAGTcggtgaaaaataatcatttcatacaaagccgtcttctttaaatcgctaataactcgtcagggttaactcggacTGTTTTGCTGTCTTTGACAATGTTTTTTGTCatgaaattttactaattttacccttaaaccttaaccgatatggctcaaaattggcacagttacgtatttttgaccaaaaaaatCGAGCCAAGGGGTATGTCTTAAGATTTTacgaaattttcgtttttttttgtcactccATTCTGCACTCAATCGTAATATTTCGATCGcaatttctcgactcacgatcgagatttagTGATAGTAAGATTTCGATCTAGgtgaaattctcgtatgtttggcagattaagcgctcgctcctaattccatccaatagaaacttgcttgcttactttctattgagttatttttcactcgatttcagttgaaaacgctttttatgggCTTTAATTgcacgtcaaagtgctgatatgacaAATAATGACTTACCATCGAGAAAATACGATCGAAATTTTACTATCGATGAATTGCCATCAAAATTTGtactatttcaaaaataactcaaaagcaTAAAAGTttgcataatttaaaaactttaaaaaataccacgattttaaaaatcaaaaacataaaaatgttatttttaaattcaaatttcgaaaaaaaaaatctgaaagctaaaatttttaaattaagcattcaaaattaaaaaaatcaacattttgaaatttcgaacatattcaaaatttcaggcattttaaaaataaaaaaaaaacataagttcgcaaaaaactaaaaataattaaaaaaatatttaaaaaatatgaattttcaatatttccagAACATGGGACAAATAACATCCAAATTTAACatcttttaaactaaaaatgaaaaaaaaaaccttttttttcattttcaaaattatagaaaatcataaaaaatccaaatttttgaaaatgttgaccatttcaaaaaaattaaacatataaaaatatttctaatgcAACAGTGTAAAATATTCTATTGCCTCTAGTTAGGTTATACCAttctaaaaacgttacttaagccacctttaggtggttggtgccttcctcacatttagagtgtAAAGCTAGGTAATACCTGAAATCTGGGCTccacaaagttcataaataatacttaagtgctttgtcaaaatatctgagatccggcctccaaaaagttcataaataacacttaagtgcttataacttttgatagggttgtcaaatcttcaatcttttgaactcattgaaaaggtttttcgaaaccctttctaaaaatgtataacatgacgaggtttcttacaaaaaccaccctttttacaatcttccggacttttgttaaatcgttttttttagcataactttgaagtacttaactaaactttatcattttcaatagcgacttatggaaccccaagacggattaaatgagaccaaaatggtccaaatcgggtcagccagtgccgagataactcagtgcaaatttttttgatcaacatcccaccacacacacagacatttgctcaaaatttgattctgagccgatatgtatgcatgaaggtgggtctaggaggtctcaATTGAAAAAAGAGAtcctgtatttaaaaaaaaatcaaataaatttatgcattttcaagattaaaaaaaaaaaagattcatacactattatttaatctatttttttgttaaattttttaaaatgttcaaaattcttaaaatttagcaaatttctaTGTTTacatttacagttttttttatagaaaaaaattgaaaaaattttaaaaaaaatccagaatttcagaaaaaaaattaaagataaaaaaataggaTATACCTAATAGTCGTTGACAATATTTCTCAAAGTAGATATAAGTCGCCCCCTCCTCCCGCTTTCAAAATCGGCCCGAAACATCAAGGGcagtatttagattttttcaaaactgataGCAAACAACTAGACTGGTTTAAAACCatagctttaatttttttaaattttggaataacagaattacagaatttttaaatgcccaagttttgaaattttttaagttttgaatttttggaatgtttaaatttaagaacttttgtatttttgaaaaaaaaagttttgggaaaaaattgcatgccatggtttcaacatttgaatgaaaacagtgttttaaaatacatttgaaaCCTGCCcacttgttttgcaatcattagtttttttctgacaaaaaagtgttttagcggatttttttttgcgttaggCCGTTTGAATGGATGTCTTGCTcggacgaactaatgatgcaaaatgtttgCTTTGGTCATAGGAATAGTACATACAAAGtttaatccaaataaaaaaaaagtcacttacTCAAAGTTGGTGTCCGCGATCAGGTCCTTGAGCGGCGAGAACTTGTACTGCCGGCGGACGAGCCCCAGCAGGCAGGCGCTTTCCGGCGTCTTGGCGCAGATCGACCCGTCCGGCTGGGTGTTGGCCTTCAGCTGTTCGACCAGCCACTCGACGcacttggccgccatcttggtgcCCATGTTACGATCGAACGGAGTCGGCGAACCACCCTGCTGCATGTGGCCGAGCACGTTCATGCGGGTCGAGAACAGACCTCGGCCCTCCTCCGAGTACAGACGGTAGATGAACTCGGTGTTGTAGTTGTCCGAGGCCTTCTCGTTGCGCAGGATCAACCCACGCTGGACGCCGTCGCTCATCTTGGACGCCATGTGGTACACGTCCTCTTGCAGATTCTTGATGGAGAACTTCTCCTCGTAGATGTACGCCGCGTCGGCACCACCGGCCAAACCGGACAACGTGGCCAAATAGCCACAGTAACCGCCCATGGTCTCAATAACGAACACGCGTCGTTTGGTTCCCTGGGCCGACTGACGGATGCGATCGCAAATCTCCGTAATCTCGTTCAAACCAGTGTCCGCACCCAGAGAAAACTCCGTGCCGGGGACGTTGTTCGAGATGGTCGACGGAACGACCACCAGCGGAATACAAAACTCCTTAAAGTTGTCCCGCTGATCGGTCAGCTGGCCAGCAGCATGGTACGCCTCAAACCCTCCGATGATCAACAGCGCTTGAATCTTAAACTCCTTCAAACGAGCGGCAATCTCCTTAAACTTGCCCTCCGGCAGCGTACGCTTCGTTCCCAGGAAAGCACCGCCCTGCCCAACCCATCCGGTCACGTCCGACCACTCCATCTTCTTGATGTTGCCCGAAATCAAGCCCTCGATACCGTCGTGGATGCCCATCACGGTGTCCCCGCGGTAAATGCAGTTACGCACAAACGACCGAACGGCGGCGTTCATTCCGCAAGCCGGCGCTCCGATGTGCATCACGGCCATATTGTAACCGCCAACGCCGCGCCCGTCCTTGTCCAGCGAGCTCTTCGGCGGCTTCAGCCGGGTCAACATCTTGTACGTCTCCAAGTTGCGCGCGAACGAGCGGCCACGCAGCTGCACCGCCAGCTCCCAGTTGCGGTCGGCCATCGCCTGGGCCACGGCCTTGGTCCGCTGGACGCACTCCATCAGCGGGACGCGCACCGCCTGGTTGCCGTCCAGCGAGACGACGCACGGTTCCGTGTTGTCGTCGGCCTCCATCAGGGCCAGCACGGCCTCGGCACCCATGCGGCAGCCCTGGAAAACAATGGGTCGTCATTAGTATTATGTATTATGGGATCTTCGTAGTAATTATTCTCAGAGTtcctttctaatattttttttttaatgtcactCATTGATGGAAATCTAAAATCAactaatttgttcaaaataaaaaaagtcaataaaaataaataaattttaagattttttacaaattt from Culex quinquefasciatus strain JHB chromosome 3, VPISU_Cqui_1.0_pri_paternal, whole genome shotgun sequence includes:
- the LOC6041022 gene encoding ATP-dependent 6-phosphofructokinase isoform X2, giving the protein MSSAPVQRFIQHGAHKGKGIAVFTSGGDSQGMNAAVRAVVRMGIYVGCKVYFIREGYQGMVDGGENIIEAGWSSVSSIIHRGGTVIGSARCTDFRERKGRLQAALNLVSRGITNLVVIGGDGSLTGANLFRQEWSSLLDELLKEGKITQEQRLKYKALHIAGMVGSIDNDFCGTDMTIGTDSALHRIIEAIDAIVSTAYSHQRTFIMEVMGRHCGYLAVVAGLCAEADYIFVPEDPPKPDWPERLCEQLSQERSAGQRLNIIIVSEGAIDREGQPITAEKVKQVVVDKLQQDTRITVLGHVQRGGNPSAFDRVLGCRMGAEAVLALMEADDNTEPCVVSLDGNQAVRVPLMECVQRTKAVAQAMADRNWELAVQLRGRSFARNLETYKMLTRLKPPKSSLDKDGRGVGGYNMAVMHIGAPACGMNAAVRSFVRNCIYRGDTVMGIHDGIEGLISGNIKKMEWSDVTGWVGQGGAFLGTKRTLPEGKFKEIAARLKEFKIQALLIIGGFEAYHAAGQLTDQRDNFKEFCIPLVVVPSTISNNVPGTEFSLGADTGLNEITEICDRIRQSAQGTKRRVFVIETMGGYCGYLATLSGLAGGADAAYIYEEKFSIKNLQEDVYHMASKMSDGVQRGLILRNEKASDNYNTEFIYRLYSEEGRGLFSTRMNVLGHMQQGGSPTPFDRNMGTKMAAKCVEWLVEQLKANTQPDGSICAKTPESACLLGLVRRQYKFSPLKDLIADTNFEQRIPKQQWWLKLRPLLRILAKHDSTYEEEGLYITVDEEMSTDSPVA
- the LOC6041022 gene encoding ATP-dependent 6-phosphofructokinase isoform X1, with protein sequence MSSAPVQRFIQHGAHKGKGIAVFTSGGDSQGMNAAVRAVVRMGIYVGCKVYFIREGYQGMVDGGENIIEAGWSSVSSIIHRGGTVIGSARCTDFRERKGRLQAALNLVSRGITNLVVIGGDGSLTGANLFRQEWSSLLDELLKEGKITQEQRLKYKALHIAGMVGSIDNDFCGTDMTIGTDSALHRIIEAIDAIVSTAYSHQRTFIMEVMGRHCGYLAVVAGVISEADYVFIPESPPPHDWEAKICSKLEQERSAGQRLNIIIVSEGAIDREGQPITAEKVKQVVVDKLQQDTRITVLGHVQRGGNPSAFDRVLGCRMGAEAVLALMEADDNTEPCVVSLDGNQAVRVPLMECVQRTKAVAQAMADRNWELAVQLRGRSFARNLETYKMLTRLKPPKSSLDKDGRGVGGYNMAVMHIGAPACGMNAAVRSFVRNCIYRGDTVMGIHDGIEGLISGNIKKMEWSDVTGWVGQGGAFLGTKRTLPEGKFKEIAARLKEFKIQALLIIGGFEAYHAAGQLTDQRDNFKEFCIPLVVVPSTISNNVPGTEFSLGADTGLNEITEICDRIRQSAQGTKRRVFVIETMGGYCGYLATLSGLAGGADAAYIYEEKFSIKNLQEDVYHMASKMSDGVQRGLILRNEKASDNYNTEFIYRLYSEEGRGLFSTRMNVLGHMQQGGSPTPFDRNMGTKMAAKCVEWLVEQLKANTQPDGSICAKTPESACLLGLVRRQYKFSPLKDLIADTNFEQRIPKQQWWLKLRPLLRILAKHDSTYEEEGLYITVDEEMSTDSPVA
- the LOC6041022 gene encoding ATP-dependent 6-phosphofructokinase isoform X3 codes for the protein MSSAPVQRFIQHGAHKGKGIAVFTSGGDSQGMNAAVRAVVRMGIYVGCKVYFIREGYQGMVDGGENIIEAGWSSVSSIIHRGGTVIGSARCTDFRERKGRLQAALNLVSRGITNLVVIGGDGSLTGANLFRQEWSSLLDELLKEGKITQEQRLKYKALHIAGMVGSIDNDFCGTDMTIGTDSALHRIIEAIDAIVSTAYSHQRTFIMEVMGRHCGYLAIMASLASEADYVFIPEDPVPHNWPDKLCKKILQERSAGQRLNIIIVSEGAIDREGQPITAEKVKQVVVDKLQQDTRITVLGHVQRGGNPSAFDRVLGCRMGAEAVLALMEADDNTEPCVVSLDGNQAVRVPLMECVQRTKAVAQAMADRNWELAVQLRGRSFARNLETYKMLTRLKPPKSSLDKDGRGVGGYNMAVMHIGAPACGMNAAVRSFVRNCIYRGDTVMGIHDGIEGLISGNIKKMEWSDVTGWVGQGGAFLGTKRTLPEGKFKEIAARLKEFKIQALLIIGGFEAYHAAGQLTDQRDNFKEFCIPLVVVPSTISNNVPGTEFSLGADTGLNEITEICDRIRQSAQGTKRRVFVIETMGGYCGYLATLSGLAGGADAAYIYEEKFSIKNLQEDVYHMASKMSDGVQRGLILRNEKASDNYNTEFIYRLYSEEGRGLFSTRMNVLGHMQQGGSPTPFDRNMGTKMAAKCVEWLVEQLKANTQPDGSICAKTPESACLLGLVRRQYKFSPLKDLIADTNFEQRIPKQQWWLKLRPLLRILAKHDSTYEEEGLYITVDEEMSTDSPVA